In the genome of Candidatus Cloacimonadota bacterium, the window GTCATACCCATAGAGAGTATTTCCATCTTAACACCCGGAATAGTTTCCTCTTTCAAAGATTCAAAATACTGACGGAGCAGAGAAAAACATTGTCTGATCTCCTTTCTGTCATCAGTGAACTTACCGATTGTCATTAAACCACTTATCTCCAATCTTTCGAAAAGACTCACCTGCCGGACAAACTCCTTTATGATCACTTGATCTGCCGGAAGACCGAATTTACTCTCCTCTCCGGAAGTATTTATCTGTATGAGTATCTTCTGCTGACGGTCTTCTCGCTCTAAAGCATTGTTTAGAGCTTTCGCAGTGGATATCTTATCTATGGAATGGATCAAAGCCGGTTCTAAACTCAACAGCTTATTGATCTTATTCTTCTGCAGATGCCCAATAAAATGAAACTCCTGGTATTTTTCTTTTAACTGCGGAAGTTTCTTCTCAGCTTCCTGGACCTTGCTCTCACCAATGATACTTATTCCGGCTCTTATACCGGCATCGATAACTTCCGGCGAGTGTGTCTTCGTTACCGCTACTATCTTGATCTCTGATGCATCTCTTCCTGCTCTTTCTGCAGCCC includes:
- a CDS encoding YggS family pyridoxal phosphate-dependent enzyme, encoding MNDKNIDLNSIETNYREILDNVSRAAERAGRDASEIKIVAVTKTHSPEVIDAGIRAGISIIGESKVQEAEKKLPQLKEKYQEFHFIGHLQKNKINKLLSLEPALIHSIDKISTAKALNNALEREDRQQKILIQINTSGEESKFGLPADQVIIKEFVRQVSLFERLEISGLMTIGKFTDDRKEIRQCFSLLRQYFESLKEETIPGVKMEILSMGMTEDYEIAVEEGATMLRIGTAIFGQRLEKGL